The genome window AAGAGCATGCGAATCTCTTCAAAGGTATCTTTGTATATTGTCTGAGCCTCGTCAATTATGAGCAGGGAAATCGTGCTTTTGTTGGAATTTTCCATCAGTTTGTTGTTCAGGGTTTTGAGCATTTCCGTTTTGGTTGTGGCTTGTGAGCTAAGACCGAGTTGGTAAAGTGTTTCACTAAGGAAATCTAATGGTTCCAAGGATGGGTTGGCAATCAGACCGATATCAATATTCTCATGTTGCATCTGCTTTATTAAAACACGACTTAGCAATGTTTTGCCACAGCCGATTTCACCAGTCAGCAGCAAAGCGCCCTTGTTGCGTCTAATTCCATAGGTGATCCTCGAGAGCGCTTCTTCGTGTTCTGACGAAAAGAAAAAAAATTCCGGGTCAGGCGTATTTTCAAAAGGATATTTTTGTAAACCCCAATATTCTAAATACACTTTCTCACCCTTTTTCTATGTCATGGACGGATATTGTAAATCAGAACAGACACTAAATTTCTATTCTACCATGTCGGGATATAAGACCAGAAAAAATAAATCTTTTTCCTCTATAACGATGCTGGTAATCTTAATGGTGAACATATTACCGCGCTGTAATTCATTGGTACAAACCGCCCTAATACTATAAGGAAAAGAAGGCTTTACCAAGGCAACAACATCCTGAATTGAGCGCCCATCTGTTATTTTTAGAAAATCATTCATATTAATAGTTTGAAGGTCGTCAAGCAGGGTTTTTACCAATTGGGCGGCGGCTGCCGTCCAGCCGGTGATACGTCCCTCCCCGGTAATGAAAAAAATTATGCTCTCCGTGTATTTACGTTCTTCCAGGCCCTCCGTTCGGTGCTTCATCCAGAGGTAGGCCGCCTGCAAGGCTTGATTTGCTTCTTTACACTCTTGGCTGGTTATATTGTTGTTATGGTTTTCCAAGGATTTTCTAATCTCATCTTCCCGCGGGTGTTCTTGTACAGACATTTTTTTGCACCATAAAGATGATTTTTATAATATATGCATTATGTTATTACACTAAACAAACGTCGGCAGTCAAGAATATTTTAAAGCTCTGATAAAGCTCTGAAAGAGCTTGACATCCATGAACGGTTTCTATAAAAAGGACAAAGATATCTATATGGGACCTACATTGACTACAGTTATAAGGAGTGTAAAATGGCCATAGAGAACGAGAAAGTTTCCGCATCGGAATCGCTTCGCAAGACGAGAACATACGGCAAGGTCAGATGCATGAACCCAAGCTGCATGGGACGGCTGGAGCCTTCCCCTGGAAGCATGCAGATTACCTGCCCGGTCTGTGGGATGTCATATCGACTTTTCTGGGTGACACCGGAGCTGCCGAGAATCCGCGGTCCGGTCTGGGAGGTTAACCGCAAGTTAGCGGAAGATGTAATGGCGAAAAAAAAATTAGAAGCGTCTAAAGACGGTTCCATATAGAAGAGGAGGAACGCAAAATGGCATTGGACCGGAAAATTGCATACATTGATCTCTCTACCGGTAAATCAGAGATCAAGCCCATTCCCTTGGAAGTAAGAAAGAAATTTATAGGCGGCCGGGGTTTAGACGCCTATCTGCTTTTCAATAACGCACCGAAAGGCTGTGACCCGCTTGGTCCGGAAAACACTTTAATTATCAGCGGTGGATTACTTACAGCCACCTGCGCCTCCGCTACATCGCGAACGCACATCATGGCCAAATCCCCGCTTACCGGTCTTTTGGGGAGTACGAATATGGGGGGGTTTTTCTCCGCGGAAATGGCTTGGGCGGGTTTCCACCATCTGGTCATTACCGGCAAGGCGGAAAAACCTGTTTATCTGTGGATCCACAACGGTCAGATTGAAATCCGCGACGCCTCGAAATTATGGGGCAAATCATCCACGGAGACTCAATGGGCCATCCGCGAGGAATTGGGGGATCAGGAGATAAAAAGCGCCGTCATCGGTCAGGCCGGAGAAAATCTTGTAACGTATGCCAATGTGATGACCGGAATTAAGAATGCCGGCGGTCGCACCGGCATGGGCTGTGTGATGGGATCGAAAAACCTCAAGGCTGTTGCCGTCCGCGGCACAATGGATATCAAAATCGCCCACCCGCTGGAGGCGCTGGAATTCAACAAAAAATTCATCGAGCAGATCACCACCGCCAAGGTTAATAAAACCCAGGGCACATTGGGAACGCCTTTTATCTGGGGGGCCACCAATAGCTGGGGAGGTATTCGAACCAGGAACTTCCAGTTTAATCAGATGGAGAATGCTGACGAAATTGAACCGGAATCACTGGACGATATCGCGACCGAAACCATGGGGCCGTATCACATGACGGGGTGTTTCGGCTGCCAGGTGCATTGCCGCGCCCAGTACAGAATACCATCCGGCCCTTATGCCGGGATATACGACGAGGGGCCCGAATATACGTCCGTCGGCGCTTTCGGCAGTGAGCCGGATTGCAACAGGGCCGAGACGGTTCTGACCGCCAACTATCTGGCGAATCAGTACGGCGTGGATAATCTGGAAATCGGCAGCATCATCTCCTGGGCGATGGAACTCTACGAATTGGGAATCATCACCAGCAAGGAAACCGATGGCATTGATCTTCGCTTCAGCAATGCGGACGCTTTAATAGAGATGATCCACCGAATTTGCACCCGCAAAGGCTGGTTGGGCAATGTTCTGGCCGACGGGGGAATCCCGGCATCCGAAAAAATAGGCAAGCATTCTTTCGATTATCTGATCCAGGTCAAGGGGATGAACAACCTCCATTCCGATGAACGAGCCACACCCGGTCTCGCTTTGAATATAGCAACCTCGTCCCGCGGTTCCGACCATTTGCGGAGTCGGCCTGCCATCGACCTGTATCATCTTCCGGAGAGCGTGCTGCGCAAGATTTACAGCAGCCCGGTCCCCTACGAAGGCCCCCTCTCCTCCGATTCAATGGAGTATATTGGGAAACCCTGGCAGGTTTTCTGGCAGGAAAACTGCTACATGGCGGTTGATTCTATCGGAATCTGCAAATATCACACTACGTTTTTAGGGGCGACGTTGCCGAACTTTGAGGATTGGCCCCAGGCGATTTACCTCAACACAGGTCTTGAGATGACCCCTAAGGATATTTGGGACGCTGCCGAGCGCGGCAACAATATGGAGAGGCTTTTCAATCTGCGGGAGGGTCTGACGCGCTACGATCTGGTCAAGGGCGATATGCTCAATCATCGTTATTTTGATGAGCCTTGTCTAAGGGGAGCGCCAGATGTTATCGGCGTCATGATCGATCGGAAGAAGTTCGACATTATGGTTGATGAATTCTATGGACATCACGGCTGGGACAAAGAAGGCGCCCCGACGAAAGCAACTTTAAAACGCCTGGGTCTGGATCAAGAGCCAACCCATTTGCTTTAGATAAAAACAGAGGAGAGAATAATGGAGAAAATTCTGACGGTTAATTACGAAAAATGCACCGGCTGTCGCCTCTGCGAACTCGTTTGTTCTGTTAAGCATGAAGGGGTGTCAAACCCGTCAAAAAGCAGAATCCAAGTGGTGAAATGGGAGGATGAAGGCCGATATGTTCCGATGATCTGCCAGCAGTGCGAGGATGCGCCCTGTCAGAGCGTCTGTCCGGTAGGCGCCATTTCCCGAGACAAGGAATTCGGTTTTATGAAGGTCAATTACGATGTCTGTATCGGCTGTCGTTCGTGTGTCAGCATCTGTCCCTTCGGCGCGATGAATTATAATACGATGGCGCGCAAGGTCTTTAAATGCGATTTATGTGACGGCGATCCTCAATGTGCTCGTTTTTGCGAAGTAAAAGCGATTGAGTTTGTCACGGCGGACAAGGTCAGTTCGCTTAAGAAAAGAGAGGGCGCCGCGCGCCAGTCTGCGGCGGGGAAACAAGCTCTGGTAATAGAAGAACGTACCTGAACGGAGGTTCACGAAAAGAAACTAACGGGCGCCCATCTTGGGATGACGGTAAAAATCGTCATCCCAGGATGGGTTTTTTGTTTTACCGTCCCGTTATCTAAAGTCTTCCTCCGCAGTTTCCGGAACGTCCTTTAAACTTGTGTAGTCACTGTGGTGGTCTGATGGTGGTTTTGGACATGGATACAGGAGCGGTTATTTTCGTTGGCTACGGCAAGGGGGGTAACGCTCTTGCTCCCTTCTGGAAAAAGCTCAAACGGTCCCGGGCAAAAAGTAAAGGCTGTCGCTATGGATATGTCGCCGGCCTACATCAGCGCCGTTCTTGAGCATCTTCGCCAAGGCGACTATGGTGTTTGACCATTTTATGAAGATCAAGCTTCGCTTTCATGTTATCAAGCTCTTCAATGACAAACTGTCCGTTCTCCGAAGTCAACAAACAGGAGGCTGAGATTCTTTTGGCTGGCAGGATATTTGCAAGCAAAAAGATTAAACTGAGAATGGTGTTGTCCTGGAATGAAAATTAACCGTGGAAGAGAGGAACGTATTATGAGCATGACCCGCCGGATTTGTATCTTGTCAAGTTTGATTGGTTGGTTGATTCTTTTTCTTTTTGCCAAGGGCAGCGTCTGGGCGCAGGCCCCCGCGAAGACATCCTGTGTTACAGCGAGTTGCCACGCAAAGATGGGGAAGGACAAGTTTGTTCATGGCCCCGCGGCCGTCAACGACTGCCTGGTATGTCACAAAGAAACGGAGAAACACAAATTTCTTCCCATCAAGAATGTCGGAGCGCTCTGTTACAGTTGCCACGATCCGGTTGACACAAAGAAGGCCGTGCACAAACCGGTGAAAGACGGCAATTGCACCTTGTGTCACAGCCCTCACCAGGCGCCGAACAAGTTCATGCTCCGGAGCGCGGGAGTCGATCTTTGTTTTACCTGTCATTCCCGGAAGCTCGTTGCCGGAAAATTTCTCCACGGGCCGGTGGCCGTCGGCGACTGCACGGCCTGCCACAGTGTTCATCAATCCGATTTCCCCAGGCTGCTGCAGGCGCAGATGAGCGATGTCTGCTATTCCTGCCATGTGGACAAGAAGGAGGATTTCGGGAAAAAGAAGGTTGTCCATAAGCCGGTTAAAGAGAGTTGCGTGGCTTGCCATACGGTGCATTCTTCGGATCATAGCCCCCAGTTGAAAAACGACGCAGCTTCGGCGCTTTGTTTTGATTGCCATAAGGGAATGAAGGAGTCGATTGCCAAGCGCAAGGTTCCCCATAAGGCCCTCGGTTTGCAAAAAGGCTGTCTGGCGTGTCACAATGCGCACGCCACCAACTTCCCCAGGTTGCTCGGCGATGAACCGATGAACGCCTGTTTTAAGTGTCACGATAAAACATACGGGAGCGGAAAGAAGGCCGTGGCCAACATCAAACAGATTGTCGAAGAGGGAAAATTCAAGCATGGTCCCATCTTGGAAAAGGACTGCTCCTCCTGCCACGACACGCACGGTTCCGATTATTTCAGAATACTGAGAAGCAATTTCCCGCCGCTGTTTTATGCCCCTTTCAACGTGGCGAATTACGAGCTCTGCTTTACATGCCATCAGAAGACATTGGTGCAGGACAGCAAGACGACGACCCTCACCGGCTTTCGCAATGGCGACAGAAATCTGCATTTCGTCCATGTCAACAAGGCGGATAAGGGAAGAACCTGTCGCGCTTGCCATGAAGGGCATGCCAACAACAACCCTCACCATGTCCGCGACGCGGTCCCGTTTGGCGGATGGAAGATCCCGATTAACTTTAAAAAGATGCCGGATGGCGGCACCTGCCTGCCGGGATGCCATGCCGAATACCCCTATAACCGTGTGAAGCCGGTGAAGTACCGATGAAAATAAAAGTAGCGCTGCTGCTGATTTTTTTCTTTATGATTGCCTCCGGATACGGTTTTGCGTCGGCGGAGGATACCCTGCCCCTTTCCGTGAAACTGCTTATCAAGGCCAAAAATGTGGCGGAGATTGAACGCGAAGCCAAGAGGTTGGATGATGCAGGCACCAAATTTCTGGCCTCGCTCGCCTATGGCGAGGCCTGCCTCCTGCGTGGCGATTTGGGCCAGGCGGAAATCCATTTCCGGCGAGCGATGGAAATCAACCCCGGTGGCATTGAAGGCAAGATAGGGATGGCCAAGACGCTGGCGGCCGGAAAAGAGACGGAAAAGGCAGTACAATTGTTAAATGACTCCTTGCGAACAAGTCCCCATCCGGTGCGGCTCCATTATGAAAAGGGGCTGATATTGGAAGCGGCGGGCGATGTTCCGGGCGCTGCTCGCGCCTTCGAGCAGGGATTGGAAAGGTATTTTTCAAAAAGATGAAAAAATTGCTGCTTTCACTATTCGTCATGTTTTGCCTTTTACTTTCCTCGGAATGCGTCTCCGCGCTGCGGGATTTGCAAACGGGAGAGGCAATTCCCCCTTTTTCCGTCAGCAATGCGGCCAGTAAGAGCTTCTCCCTGACGGAGCTTGCGGGTAAAAAGGGGACGTTGTTGATTTTCTGGCAGACCTCGACGAAAAACTCACAGAAGGCCCTAAGGCTGCTTGAGACGAATTACGCCAAGTG of Syntrophales bacterium contains these proteins:
- a CDS encoding AAA family ATPase; its protein translation is MYLEYWGLQKYPFENTPDPEFFFFSSEHEEALSRITYGIRRNKGALLLTGEIGCGKTLLSRVLIKQMQHENIDIGLIANPSLEPLDFLSETLYQLGLSSQATTKTEMLKTLNNKLMENSNKSTISLLIIDEAQTIYKDTFEEIRMLLNFQMNDRYLLNLLFLGQPELRDMIVSNKQLDQRVAIRYHLNPLSRSDTTKYILFRLEKAGLKKNIFSDEAFETICAYSGGVPRKINNICDLALLIGFGLKVELIDQNIVSGIIKDSL
- a CDS encoding aldehyde ferredoxin oxidoreductase family protein, whose amino-acid sequence is MALDRKIAYIDLSTGKSEIKPIPLEVRKKFIGGRGLDAYLLFNNAPKGCDPLGPENTLIISGGLLTATCASATSRTHIMAKSPLTGLLGSTNMGGFFSAEMAWAGFHHLVITGKAEKPVYLWIHNGQIEIRDASKLWGKSSTETQWAIREELGDQEIKSAVIGQAGENLVTYANVMTGIKNAGGRTGMGCVMGSKNLKAVAVRGTMDIKIAHPLEALEFNKKFIEQITTAKVNKTQGTLGTPFIWGATNSWGGIRTRNFQFNQMENADEIEPESLDDIATETMGPYHMTGCFGCQVHCRAQYRIPSGPYAGIYDEGPEYTSVGAFGSEPDCNRAETVLTANYLANQYGVDNLEIGSIISWAMELYELGIITSKETDGIDLRFSNADALIEMIHRICTRKGWLGNVLADGGIPASEKIGKHSFDYLIQVKGMNNLHSDERATPGLALNIATSSRGSDHLRSRPAIDLYHLPESVLRKIYSSPVPYEGPLSSDSMEYIGKPWQVFWQENCYMAVDSIGICKYHTTFLGATLPNFEDWPQAIYLNTGLEMTPKDIWDAAERGNNMERLFNLREGLTRYDLVKGDMLNHRYFDEPCLRGAPDVIGVMIDRKKFDIMVDEFYGHHGWDKEGAPTKATLKRLGLDQEPTHLL
- a CDS encoding 4Fe-4S dicluster domain-containing protein, producing the protein MEKILTVNYEKCTGCRLCELVCSVKHEGVSNPSKSRIQVVKWEDEGRYVPMICQQCEDAPCQSVCPVGAISRDKEFGFMKVNYDVCIGCRSCVSICPFGAMNYNTMARKVFKCDLCDGDPQCARFCEVKAIEFVTADKVSSLKKREGAARQSAAGKQALVIEERT
- a CDS encoding tetratricopeptide repeat protein; the protein is MKIKVALLLIFFFMIASGYGFASAEDTLPLSVKLLIKAKNVAEIEREAKRLDDAGTKFLASLAYGEACLLRGDLGQAEIHFRRAMEINPGGIEGKIGMAKTLAAGKETEKAVQLLNDSLRTSPHPVRLHYEKGLILEAAGDVPGAARAFEQGLERYFSKR